The sequence AGGTTCCTCCGCTCGCCCGGATCCGCCGCGAGATCGTACAGGGCGCGCTTCCCCTCGCGGGGAGTGAGGACGATCTTCAGACTCCCGCGAACCAGGCTGAAGTCGTTGGGCGGGGCTCGGAACTCCCGCGGGTCGAGCTGATCCTCGCCGTAGTAGTGGAAGGTGCGGCTCACCACGGGCGGCAGCGCCGAGGGGTTGCGGCCGTCCACCGCGGCGGCCAGGTAGTCGTGGATCGCGAGCGTCGAGATCGGATTGGCGCGACGGCCGGCCGCTTTCGATGCGGGGTTGCGGACCATGAACGGGACGCGCAGGAGCTCGTTGAACACCGTGAGCTCGTGGCCGACGTTGCCGCGTTCCATGAACTCCTCGCCGTGGTCGCCGGCGACGACGACGATCGTGCGCCCCGCGAGCCCCAGCTCGTCGAGGCGGCGCAGGATGCTCCCCACGAGACGATCGGTCTCGAGCACCTCGCCGAGCCACAGCGCCTCGAGGCACTCGAGCTCCCGCGGCGAGAGCTCCTTCTGGATGCGGTGGATCTCCTCGATGTCGAACCCCTTCACGACGCGGCCGCAGGTGCCGGGGTCGAAGCCGAACGGCCGGGCCGTCTCGTCCGCGGGCACCCAGTTGAAGTGAGGATCGAAGAGGTGTGTCCAAAGGAAGAACCGCTCCTTGTGGTGGTCGCCGAGCCAGCGCTCGACCGCGGCCGCAGCCTTGGCGGACGTCTTTCCGGTCCGCCCCTGTCCGAAGTTCTCCACCTCGTCGAAGTCGCGGATGATCGTCGCCGTCTTCGGCCGCTGGCGTTTGAGATCTCCGAGCCCCTTGTGGTCCGTGATCGCGGCGGTCGCGTAGCCCTTCTTTCGAAGCGTGGCGGCGAGGGTGGGCGACGCGTCGTTGTGCGCGATGAGCTCCAGGAGGTCCTCATTGGACGGCAGGCTCCCGGTGAGGATCGCCTGCAGGGTGGGGGTGGTGACCGGCGCCGGCGTATACGCGTTTTCGAACAGGAGCGCCGTCTCCCCGAACGCGCAGAGGGCGGGCGCCGGATCCGCGGCGTAGCCCTGGCACTTCAGGCGATCGGCGCGCAGCGTCTCGAACGTGATCAGGAGGACGTTGCACCCCTCGCAGCCGCCGTCGTTCAGGAGATCGACCCCCGCCCGGTCGCCCGCGCCGGCCCACGTTCCCTCGAACCACAGGCAGGTCGCCGCGGAGACGACGAAGGCCGCCACGAGGGCGCAGGCGATGATCGTTCTCTTCTTCACGGCGTGTCGCTCTCGGGTCCGGATCCTACCACGGAACGCCGGGCCGACCTACGGCGCGCTTGTCGCCTCGAGCCGTTCGAGGTGGCGCTTCGCCCGCTCGACGTACGCCGCGTCGCGGTATTCCATCCCGAGCTCGAGCACCCGCCTCCACGCGGCGATCGCGCGCTCGCGGCGGCCGGGCGTCCGCTCGGCTACGAGCGCGAGGTTGTGCTGCGAAGAGATGTAGTCCGGGTTGAGCGCGATCGACCGCTCGTACTCGGCGATCGCCTCTTCGGGCCGCTCGAGCTGCCGGTACTTGTTGCCCAGGTTGTAGTGCGCGATGAACCTGTCGCCGGTCTCGTCCACGAGATCCGGTTGCGTCGCGACGACCGCGAGGGCGATCCCGGCGGCCGCCAACGCGAGAGCCGCGGGCTTGCGGTCGCGGACCCGCTCGAGGATCCAGACGACGGCGTACGCGGCGAAAATCACGAGGAACGGCACGACCGGCATCCTGTAGTGGGAGAGGACGAAGTAGAGGACGAGCGACGCGGCGTAGGTCGCGACGACGGCGTACAGCGCGAAAGCCTCACGGCGCCGGCGCCACGCGAGCAGCATGCCGAGCAGCGCGAGCGGGGAGACGATCGCGAAGGAGAGGAGCGGGGCGCGCAGCACCCGGGAGAAGGCGCGGGAGGTCTCGATGTCCCCGCTCGATCCGGGCTCGTACTCGTTGAAGAACAGCCCGAGCTTCACCCCGAGGACGCGCAGCCACGCGCCGGGGCGATCCGCGACGTGCGACCACGTCCGGCGCCACCAGAAAAAGGAGATCTCCGAGGGCTTGAGCTCCCGTCCCGACTCCGCCTCGGCCACCCGCTCGTACGCGGCCCGCTGCTGCTCGGGATCGTCGGCGCGCGTGGGCGGGAACTCGCGGGGCACGCGGAACACGCCGGTCGCGCCGGGGCCGTTGCCGATGTAGAAGTTCGCGCCGCCCTGGGCGCTCACGAGCACGACGTCGTCGCCGACGGCGTAGTTGCGGATCGTCGCCGGCAGGACGAGCGCCGCGGTCGAGAGGACGAACGCCGCCGCGGCGAGCAGGATCCGCGCCCGGGGGAGGCGGCCCCAAAGCGAGAGCGCGATCCACGGCACGAGGATCGCCCCGAGCAGGAGCACGTTCGGACGCGCGAGCGCCGAGATGCCGAGGAGCGCCCCCGCGACGGCCCAGCTCGCGGCGGTGCGGCGCGAGGAGGCGCGGACGACGGCGAGCGCGAGCAGCAGGTTGAGCGGCGTCTGGATCGCGGTGACCAATAGATCGCCGTCGTAGAAGATCGCCGGCGCGTACAGCGCCCAGGCGAAGGCCGCGATCGCCCCGGTCGCAGCGCCGAGCGTCCGCTTGCCGAGCAGGTAGACGAGCGCGCAGCACCCGGCGCCGCCGATGAGCCCGACGAGCCGCGCCGCGAAGAGGCTCGGGCCGGTGATCTCGTAGAGGACGGCGAGCGCGTACGGGTAGAGCGGCGAGAGGAAGAACACGTCCTTCCCGATCCATTCGCCGCCCGCGATCCGGGTCGCCCACTCGTGGTAGGTGCGCGGGTCCACGGACGGGAAGTAGAAGTACGGGTCGTTCGCCTCGATCTCGACGAAGTGGAGGAGGCGGACGGCGAGCCCGAGGAGCACGGCGCCGCAGACGATCAGGGCCGCGTGCCGCTGGAGCGCCGCCGCGAGGCCGCCCCCGCGCCGCGCAGGATCGCGATCCGTCTCGGTCATCCGCGGATGATAGCACGCCGGAACCATTTTTCTCTCCCCCCGAAGGCTTCCTGCGCACTGAGGTGGTGAGGGTAGCGCGAGGAGGGCGCATGAAGGCGGTGCCGCAGGAGAGGATCGGCGAGATGCTCCTCGCCGCTTGCCTCATCAACCAGCAACAGCTCCTGCACGCGCTCTCCGAGCAGCGGCGCATGGGCGACAGGCTGGGCTCCGCGCTCGTCAGGCTCGGCTACCTCTCGGAGCCGAGCCTCGCCGTGTTCCTGTCGAAGCGGACCCACCTCCCGTGCATCAACGTCGCCGCGGCCGTGGTGTCCCCCGAAGCGCTGCGCCTCGTCCCGAAGGCGGCGGCGAGCGCCCGCGGGATCCTGCCGCTCCGGATCGCAGGCGGCGTGGTGTACGTCGCGGTGGCCTCCCCGCTCGCGGCCGAGGAGCTCGAGGAGCTCGGCCTGCCGGGCGGCGCGGAGGTGGTCCAGATGATCGCGCCGGAGTTCCGCCTGCGCGAGGCGATCGCCGCGTCCTACGGCGGGTGACCCCGCGGCTCAGAACACGCTGTCGGGCAGCGGCCCGCCGCTCATCGCGGAGATGATCGACAGCACCGTCAGCCGGCCCTCGTCGGCGTCGGCCGCGAACCGCTCTGCCGCCGCCGCGCCGTAGATCTCGCCGATCAGCCGGTCCTCGTCCACCCACAGGCCCTTCACCGCCTCGGTCGCCGCGCCGTAGTCGACCGGCTCGGCGCCGATCGCGGCGGCGATCTCGGCCATGCGCGCGATCCGCACCGGGCGGTAACGCTCGGCGAGGCGCTCCCGGTCGGCGGCGCTCGAATCCAGGCTGTCGGCGAACCGCCGCGCCTCGCTCGCCGCGTTGCGCTCCTGCTCCTCGGCGTTCGAGAGGCTCTTGCGAACGTCGGCGAGCGTCTCCTTCTTCTTCTCGCGCCAGCGGTCACGCATCTGCTGCTCGGCGATGCGGCAACGGAGGTCGTCCAGATCGTCCTTTCCGCGCGCCTTGCCGGACGCTCCGTCGCGCGAGACCCGCAACGCTTCGGCCAGCGATCGCAGGGCGTCCTTGGCCTGCCGGGCCTTGAGGCGATCCTCGCACTTGCGGAGCTCCTCGGCGGGGCTCGCGCTGGGCTTCGCCTTCGGCGCCTCGACCGCGCGCGACGGCGGCGGACCTCTTCGGGCAGCGGGCTTCTCCGTCGGCCACAGGGCGATCGCGTTCACGGCCAGCGACGCGGCGAGCGCGACGCCCAGGATCACGGTCGATCGGGTCGGGTGCATGGAGCGATTGTCGGCCGGTCGAGGCGCC is a genomic window of Pseudomonadota bacterium containing:
- a CDS encoding sulfatase — encoded protein: MKKRTIIACALVAAFVVSAATCLWFEGTWAGAGDRAGVDLLNDGGCEGCNVLLITFETLRADRLKCQGYAADPAPALCAFGETALLFENAYTPAPVTTPTLQAILTGSLPSNEDLLELIAHNDASPTLAATLRKKGYATAAITDHKGLGDLKRQRPKTATIIRDFDEVENFGQGRTGKTSAKAAAAVERWLGDHHKERFFLWTHLFDPHFNWVPADETARPFGFDPGTCGRVVKGFDIEEIHRIQKELSPRELECLEALWLGEVLETDRLVGSILRRLDELGLAGRTIVVVAGDHGEEFMERGNVGHELTVFNELLRVPFMVRNPASKAAGRRANPISTLAIHDYLAAAVDGRNPSALPPVVSRTFHYYGEDQLDPREFRAPPNDFSLVRGSLKIVLTPREGKRALYDLAADPGERRNLWDERAEGTALSAELEAWTRDRRSTADPATTDAVRSYLETVDRLKALGYTR
- a CDS encoding glycosyltransferase family 39 protein, encoding MTETDRDPARRGGGLAAALQRHAALIVCGAVLLGLAVRLLHFVEIEANDPYFYFPSVDPRTYHEWATRIAGGEWIGKDVFFLSPLYPYALAVLYEITGPSLFAARLVGLIGGAGCCALVYLLGKRTLGAATGAIAAFAWALYAPAIFYDGDLLVTAIQTPLNLLLALAVVRASSRRTAASWAVAGALLGISALARPNVLLLGAILVPWIALSLWGRLPRARILLAAAAFVLSTAALVLPATIRNYAVGDDVVLVSAQGGANFYIGNGPGATGVFRVPREFPPTRADDPEQQRAAYERVAEAESGRELKPSEISFFWWRRTWSHVADRPGAWLRVLGVKLGLFFNEYEPGSSGDIETSRAFSRVLRAPLLSFAIVSPLALLGMLLAWRRRREAFALYAVVATYAASLVLYFVLSHYRMPVVPFLVIFAAYAVVWILERVRDRKPAALALAAAGIALAVVATQPDLVDETGDRFIAHYNLGNKYRQLERPEEAIAEYERSIALNPDYISSQHNLALVAERTPGRRERAIAAWRRVLELGMEYRDAAYVERAKRHLERLEATSAP